One part of the Streptomyces sp. NBC_00286 genome encodes these proteins:
- a CDS encoding type II toxin-antitoxin system Phd/YefM family antitoxin, with protein MSITASEARRRLFPLIEEVNGDQSAIEIVSKNGSAYLVAAEEYEALRETAYLLRSPANARRLLRSYQNALDGEYESRELIRDDADEDRP; from the coding sequence ATGTCCATCACCGCCAGCGAGGCTCGTCGTCGGCTGTTTCCGCTGATCGAAGAGGTCAACGGTGACCAGAGCGCCATAGAGATCGTCTCCAAGAACGGCAGTGCGTACCTAGTCGCAGCCGAGGAATACGAGGCCCTCCGGGAGACCGCGTACCTGTTGCGCTCTCCCGCGAACGCGCGCCGTCTGCTGCGCTCCTACCAGAACGCCCTGGACGGCGAGTACGAGAGCCGCGAGCTCATCCGTGACGATGCTGACGAGGACCGCCCGTGA
- a CDS encoding Txe/YoeB family addiction module toxin, which produces MKLAFTPQGWEDYVHWQTADRKVLKRVNRLIDDTLRDPYDGIGKPEPLKHALAGAWSRRITDEHRLIYLPRDGEVIVLQARYHYE; this is translated from the coding sequence GTGAAGCTCGCCTTCACCCCGCAAGGGTGGGAGGACTACGTCCACTGGCAGACCGCCGACCGGAAAGTCCTCAAGCGCGTCAACCGCCTCATCGACGACACGCTCCGCGACCCTTACGACGGCATCGGCAAGCCCGAGCCACTCAAGCACGCGCTGGCGGGGGCCTGGTCCAGGCGCATTACCGACGAACACCGATTGATCTACCTCCCCCGGGACGGCGAGGTGATCGTGCTCCAGGCCCGCTACCACTACGAATGA